From a single Lolium rigidum isolate FL_2022 chromosome 7, APGP_CSIRO_Lrig_0.1, whole genome shotgun sequence genomic region:
- the LOC124671864 gene encoding uncharacterized protein LOC124671864, with product MNAAPPPPSPAAPPLHPSTATATSSIDVDFAANARKEETQARLLLHAAIDGNLDLLARMAVEMEATARRRGPGVWSTCGPQSLRLAAANGRTVVCRYLVEHLAVPVDAPSSSGETPLLLAATSKHTATAAYLLEHGADPRTAENDGESPLHWAAYNGDHELATLLLSRGANVGATNPRGTALHDAAAQAHPAIVALLLSHGADPKKVANSVFTPLLSSLLGGSLECMKLLIQAGADVNAGGLHGAKATPLLLACSRRGNIQFINCLLEAGADPNFPDELCRLPIEIAAIYAEQEVAEVLFPVTRRPLAPTMVDWSIGGIVRHVNSGAYKEWARKAGRQRKEELKLQGSSAFKMEDYDAAILYYSMAMKFDDDTDASLYSNRSICWLRLGMGDDALSDACACIRMRPDLAKGYFRQGMALCFLQDYAGASDALLRALKLDPKDTMITEAIRDVSVQKHQLLQLKQGAWNSSRKSKDVRLGGNVGIGPASWLELISKTSTWPASWLELRTDIQNLQLASKREVLLSDCTIPSVLTHLPLHLLLLSLLITTPSSAAEAEQPVHDLLLSFKASLHDPSGALSSWSSSTPYCNWPHVTCTAAAANTSSVSVSLHLTLKDVSSHKIPLVGPAFYQHLYYSVVFSVVT from the exons ATGAACGCGGCGCCGCCCCCACCCTCGCCGGCGGCGCCACCACTGCATCCGTCCACCGCCACCGCGACGTCGTCAA TAGATGTCGATTTCGCCGCAAACGCGCGGAAGGAAGAAACGCAGGCCCGACTGCTCCTCCACGCCGCCATCGACGGCAACCTCGACCTCCTCGCCA ggatggcggtggagatggaggcGACGGCGCGGCGCCGCGGGCCTGGCGTCTGGTCGACGTGCGGACCTCAATCGCTGCGCCTGGCCGCGGCCAACGGCCGGACGGTCGTCTGCCGGTACCTCGTCGAGCACCTTGCCGTCCCCGTCGACGCCCCCTCCTCATCCGGCGAGACGCCTCTGCTCCTGGCGGCCACGTCCAAGCACACCGCGACGGCGGCCTACCTCCTGGAGCACGGCGCCGACCCGCGCACcgcggagaacgacggcgagagcCCGCTCCACTGGGCCGCCTACAACG GGGATCACGAGCTGGCAACGCTGCTCCTGTCGAGAGGCGCCAACGTGGGAGCGACCAACCCCCGGGGCACGGCGCTGCACGACGCCGCGGCGCAGGCGCACCCGGCGATCGTCGCCCTCCTATTGAGCCACGGTGCCGAT CCGAAAAAGGTTGCAAATAGTGTCTTCACGCCGTTGCTCTCCTCGCTTCTCGGTGGCTCATTGGAATGCATGAAGCTGCTCATTCAG GCTGGTGCTGACGTCAATGCCGGTGGACTCCATGGAGCAAAAGCAACCCCTCTGTTGTTAGCATGCAGCCGCCGCGGCAACATCCAATTTATCAACTGCTTGTTGGAGGCTGGAGCAGACCCGAACTTTCCTGATGAA CTTTGTAGGTTACCTATAGAAATCGCCGCGATTTATGCTGAACAGGAAGTTGCTGAAGTTCTGTTTCCTGTAACCCGTCGCCCACTGGCTCCAACCATGGTAGACTGGAGTATCGGTGGGATAGTGAGACATGTAAATTCTGGTGCTTACAAGGAGTGG GCGAGAAAAGCTGGTCGTCAGAGGAAAGAAGAACTGAAACTGCAAGGAAGCTCGGCCTTCAAAATGGAGGACTATGACGCGGCAATTCTTTATTACAGCATG GCGATGAAGTTTGATGATGACACAGACGCCAGCTTATATTCAAACAGGAGTATCTGTTGGCTCCGCCTCGGCATGGGCGATGATGCACTGTCAGATGCCTGTGCCTGCATCAGGATGCGGCCTGACTTGGCCAAAGGCTACTTCCGCCAAGGAATGGCCTTGTGTTTTCTTCAG GATTATGCTGGCGCTTCCGACGCGCTTCTCAGGGCTTTGAAGCTTGATCCGAAGGACACCATGATCACCGAAGCCATCCG GGATGTCTCG GTCCAGAAACATCAACTGTTGCAACTGAAGCAAGGAGCATGGAATAGTTCCAGAAA ATCCAAGGATGTTAGGCTGGGTGGAAATGTTGGAATCGGGCCAGCAAGCTGGTTAGAACTGATATCCAAAACCTCCACCTGGCCAGCAAGCTGGTTAGAACTTAGAACTGATATCCAAAACCTCCAGCTGGCCAGCAAACGGGAAGTGCTGCTCAGTGATTGTACCAT ACCTTCAGTCCTCACTCACCTACCACTCCACTTGCTCCTCCTATCGCTGCTGATCACCACCCCGTCCTCGGCGGCAGAAGCGGAGCAGCCGGTACACGACCTCTTGCTCAGCTTCAAGGCCTCCCTGCACGACCCCTCCGGCGCCCTCTCCTCCTGGTCCAGCTCCACGCCCTACTGCAACTGGCCCCACGTCACCTGCACGGCCGCTGCCGCCAACACCTCCTCCGTCTCCGTCTCTCTCCACTTAACATTGAAAGATGTTTCTTCACACAAAATTCCATTAGTTGGGCCAGCTTTTTATCAGCATCTTTATTACTCCGTAGTATTTTCTGTTGTTACATAG
- the LOC124675382 gene encoding uncharacterized protein LOC124675382, whose protein sequence is MAGGERTFKANFTADGVAALRERIRDKLNDLMEDYTDDTLVEYVVVLVRNGRGKDEAATELKVFLGKDNDAFVSWLWDHLSSNLHLYVQPKAVSTNDDAKNTRGAARGLPVHNSSSNARASREPEAETQKTARVQQKREWGGMVRVHSEAVPLIRSVVSPVSHAEEETSPTLEPARRPREPDMHHQRKRGREDDTRPAKRTSQQVISAPRRLLQFAVRDAVRMQPVTPRSESSSKRLRSVVSSVAPDSAVNGRLQKLKSDVRIPGATAALRAAAEAAEDVLKDRYSESVFDRNSASVFDRNSASVFDRNSESVFDRLGRNPLLTDTEETFDIREQDPEDGEYKHIDEARAEKHLEFRERNQYVAGDTHMYDRETEKAADSARDIYRYEDTGAVRYNGVNSYRSRLPPSEGKESLVAGYNMAEGAAGARSRRQIAEDTHASSGPRTSEKVLNISAYSNTRTPPNHETSRNAATFEQQVLMGKKDVGSRKPIATVAHAKDIHMADNSKDSVNSSSLVEAPKTSSVAATGQPESSPDSRTIFVSNVHFGATKDALSRHFNKCGAVLKTLIVSDAVTGQPTGSAYIEFLQKDSAEQALTLNGTSFMSRIVKVVRKSSVEVPQVAGWSRGARASPFASRLIRTAYPRPTFPGAIRGRLGLRGNARNFQWKREAADSADAGKPSQATPVTLGSQTLTPMTRSFTYTRTEPKQDVGATANI, encoded by the exons GAGTATGTTGTGGTGTTGGTCAGAAATGGGAGAGGGAAGGACGAGGCTGCAACGGAGCTCAAGGTGTTTCTGGGCAAAGACAACGATGCATTCGTATCCTG GTTGTGGGATCACCTCTCCTCAAACTTGCACCTTTATGTGCAACCCAAAGCTGTCTCAACCAACGATGACGCTAAAAACACTCGCGGTGCTGCTAGAGGATTGCCTGTACATAATTCGTCTAGCAATGCACGGGCTAGCCGTGAACCTGAAGCTGAAACCCAGAAAACGGCGAGGGTTCAGCAGAAGAGGGAGTGGGGAGGAATGGTCCGAGTGCATTCAGAAGCTGTTCCCCTGATTCGAAGTGTTGTATCTCCTGTTTCACATGCAGAGGAAGAAACCTCTCCTACATTAGAGCCTGCAAGACGACCCCGTGAACCAGACATGCATCACCAGAGAAAGAGAGGCAGAGAGGACGACACACGGCCAGCCAAG AGAACATCCCAGCAAGTCATTAGTGCACCACGCCGGCTTCTTCAGTTTGCTGTTCGTGATGCTGTCAGAATGCAGCCAGTGACCCCTAGATCGGAATCATCCTCCAAGCGACTTCGTTCTGTCGTGTCTTCAGTAGCACCAGATTCAGCAGTTAATGGCAGGTTGCAGAAATTGAAGTCTGACGTGAGAATACCAGGTGCCACAGCAGCATTAAGAGCTGCAGCTGAGGCTGCTGAAGATGTTCTCAAGGACAGATATTCTGAAAGTGTCTTTGACCGAAATTCTGCAAGTGTCTTTGACAGAAATTCTGCAAGTGTCTTTGACCGAAATTCTGAAAGTGTCTTTGACAGATTGGGTAGAAATCCTCTGTTGACTGATACTGAAGAAACATTCGATATCAGAGAACAAGATCCGGAAGATGGAGAATACAAGCATATAGATGAAGCCCGAGCAGAAAAACATTTAGAATTTCGTGAAAGAAATCAGTATGTTGCCGGTGATACTCATATGTATGACCGGGAAACAGAGAAAGCTGCTGATTCTGCACGTGATATTTATCGGTATGAAGACACTGGTGCAGTTAGGTATAATGGTGTGAATTCTTACCGAAGTAGATTGCCTCCTAGTGAAGGCAAAGAGTCATTAGTAGCGGGGTACAATATGGCAGAAGGAGCTGCTGGTGCAAGAAGCAGAAGGCAGATAGCCGAAGACACACATGCTAGTTCAGGACCAAGAACATCTGAAAAGGTCCTAAATATATCTGCTTACAGTAATACTCGGACTCCTCCCAATCATGAAACATCAAGAAATGCTGCCACATTTGAGCAGCAAGTGCTCATGGGGAAGAAAGATGTTGGCTCAAGAAAACCAATTGCGACAGTTGCACATGCTAAAGATATACACATGGCCGATAATTCCAAA GACTCAGTGAATTCAAGTTCATTGGTGGAGGCACCCAAGACTTCATCAGTTG CTGCTACAGGCCAACCCGAAAGTAGCCCTGATTCTAGaactatctttgttagcaat GTACATTTTGGTGCAACAAAAGATGCTCTTTCTCGTCATTTCAATAAGTGTGGGGCTGTGCTAAAAACCCTTATTGTTTCTGATGCTGTCACTGGTCAGCCAACAGG CTCAGCGTACATTGAGTTCTTGCAAAAAGATTCAGCAGAGCAGGCACTAACCCTGAACGGAACATCTTTTATGTCTCGCATTGTGAAG GTTGTTCGAAAAAGCTCTGTCGAAGTGCCTCAAGTGGCTGGCTGGTCCCGTGGTGCTCGTGCATCACCATTTGCTTCAAGGCTCATTAGAACTGCATACCCAAGACCGACATTTCCTGGGGCTATTCGCGGTCGTTTAGGACTGAGAGGTAATGCTCGGAATTTTCAGTGGAAGCGGGAGGCTGCTGATTCTGCTGATGCGGGAAAACCTAGTCAAGCTACACCTGTAACTCTTGGGAGTCAGACATTAACCCCAATGACGCGAAGCTTCACTTACACACGCACTGAGCCAAAACAGGATGTTGGTGCGACAGCAAACATTTGA